A window of Sphingobacterium sp. SRCM116780 contains these coding sequences:
- a CDS encoding DUF4139 domain-containing protein yields MNISKISFTIGGILITSSLFAQSSKVIKTELKEVILYTNSAELNHHATVNLPTGSSELVFTHVANNIDENSIQIGSSPAVTVMSVRSAVNYIDSDVKSDAFVKAESYYNRESLTLKTFQNQKATEESILKLLENNQKIAGINGSTTVDELSKMANYYKAKYLEVKSNITALDDKIIVQQGIVNKAKIQLDEVRGQTTGSGGQLIVQVMNNQVGNQPFDITYTSSQASWYASYDLRTATITSPLEILYKANVTQATGIDWKQVHLTLATGNPSQFGIAPILNPWQLYYNQDNPMLMDRKEEVGYALDEAAVKGKKSTLIRGISSINNYTQQTENQLNTTFDIAIPYDIASNGKPHAVSLKEYEHPASYSYLTVPRLDPNVYLMAELTDYEKLNLMPGTAHVMFENMLVGTTVIDPNATVDTLKLSMGKDKMISIKRDKINDLSQTKILGSSKKQSLVYEITIKNNKKSNVTISLQDQIPVSTDKSMEITLDEHDGADILQETGILKWQVDVPAGTTKKIRFGYSIKYPKDKQVNIY; encoded by the coding sequence ATGAATATATCAAAGATTTCATTCACTATTGGAGGTATACTAATCACTAGTAGTTTATTTGCGCAAAGCTCTAAAGTCATTAAAACAGAATTAAAAGAGGTTATACTCTACACCAATTCTGCTGAACTCAATCATCACGCGACGGTTAACCTACCCACTGGATCAAGTGAACTTGTCTTTACACATGTCGCAAATAACATTGATGAGAACAGTATACAGATCGGAAGCTCTCCTGCTGTAACGGTTATGTCGGTAAGATCAGCCGTAAACTATATTGATAGTGATGTCAAAAGCGATGCTTTTGTAAAAGCTGAAAGTTATTATAATCGGGAATCTCTTACACTGAAAACTTTTCAAAATCAAAAAGCGACTGAGGAAAGTATCTTGAAGTTGTTGGAAAATAATCAAAAAATCGCAGGAATCAACGGCAGTACCACAGTTGATGAGCTTTCCAAAATGGCGAACTATTATAAAGCCAAGTATCTGGAAGTGAAAAGTAATATCACTGCATTGGATGATAAAATAATTGTTCAACAAGGTATTGTAAATAAAGCAAAGATTCAATTGGATGAAGTGCGAGGACAGACTACAGGTTCTGGAGGGCAATTAATCGTACAGGTCATGAACAATCAGGTGGGCAACCAACCTTTTGATATTACGTATACCTCTTCTCAGGCATCATGGTATGCGTCTTACGATCTTCGGACTGCTACGATCACCTCTCCTCTCGAAATCCTATATAAGGCAAATGTAACACAAGCAACAGGAATCGATTGGAAACAAGTTCATCTTACCTTGGCAACAGGTAATCCTTCTCAATTTGGAATCGCACCAATTTTGAACCCTTGGCAACTCTATTATAACCAAGATAACCCGATGCTGATGGATCGTAAAGAAGAGGTTGGGTATGCTTTAGATGAAGCCGCTGTAAAAGGAAAGAAAAGCACACTTATACGTGGGATAAGCAGTATTAATAACTATACCCAACAGACCGAAAATCAACTCAATACAACATTTGACATTGCTATTCCTTATGACATTGCTTCCAACGGTAAACCACACGCTGTATCTTTGAAGGAATATGAGCATCCAGCAAGCTATAGCTATTTAACTGTACCTAGATTAGATCCAAATGTTTACTTAATGGCAGAGTTAACAGATTATGAGAAGCTCAATCTCATGCCTGGAACCGCACATGTGATGTTTGAAAATATGTTGGTCGGTACCACCGTTATTGATCCAAATGCTACTGTTGACACCCTTAAATTGAGTATGGGGAAAGACAAGATGATTAGTATTAAGCGGGATAAAATCAATGATCTGTCCCAAACCAAGATACTGGGCAGTAGCAAAAAACAAAGTTTGGTTTATGAGATTACGATCAAAAACAATAAGAAAAGCAATGTGACAATCTCTTTGCAAGATCAAATACCAGTCTCTACGGACAAATCGATGGAAATTACATTAGATGAGCATGATGGAGCAGACATATTACAGGAAACAGGTATACTCAAATGGCAGGTAGATGTGCCTGCTGGTACGACCAAAAAAATACGGTTTGGTTATTCCATCAAATATCCAAAGGATAAGCAAGTCAATATCTACTAA